DNA sequence from the Coregonus clupeaformis isolate EN_2021a chromosome 30, ASM2061545v1, whole genome shotgun sequence genome:
ACAGACCACTTTTGGATGAAGTAGAGTGCATGGGAATTAACTCTTGCCTGCCCAGAGCTGTCCCAGTTCCACCAAATTAATTGGCACATTTCCTGTGGTCCACCTTAAGACAACAACTAGGCAAGATACCAGTGAGAAGCTCTTTAAGGTGGACTGGGACAGATGCTGTTTCCAAAACACAGTACCCACAGTACATTACCCTGCTGCCAGGGTTCTTTACTAAAATAATCATGTTACCTACGTACAGTGCTGAGCAGAGGTTATTTCCAAGATATTTGATGTGGAAAAGATGTAACTGGATACATGGAAAAGTCGAATATTTACTGTAAGGTTGTTCCCCATGAGCAGCACATAGCCTTATGAACAAGACATTTATTTCACACTTTAAAGCAATTAGATTGCAATTTAATCTTGAGTTATGCTTCCTCTGGAAGAGTTTTTGTCACGAAGTTGTGATAAGTGTGGCACGTTGCACTGCATGTCCCCTTTAAAATGACCGTCACATCAATTTCTCGCGGCATCTGCAGTGGGTAATCTCGCGTTAGCAGCACGCCGCAGTAGAACGCCATCTGATTGGACGAAAGGGGTGTAGTTGTAAGATGGCGCCCAGTGAAATCTGACTGCAAAATAAAACGGAAAATAATAGACGAAATAGCAAGAAACAAGAAAAAATCCAAGTCTAAAAGATCACAGAGACATCTTGTATCTCTCATATGTACAAGAAAAACGCTGCTACTGGCTTGTGGAGCTGCTTTTCTGGGCGGATAGAGAGAGTGGAGTTGGTCGGCCTGGGAGAAGAGAGGTAAAGGCGAGGAGGGGAGTGGAGCGTACTAACGTTAGTATACTGTTACTGAACTAAACACGTCTTATACTGACGTTCTTCTATTCACCACATTATCTATTTTGTGCTTTCATTAACATGGCGTATTTTATTTGCTCAAGAGCTGCATATTCTGTTTGTTTAGTAGACAGGTATGGAGGAGGGAACTCCACGGGAACGAGCAAAATACCGTAGtcagctaatgctagctagcttgtaacgttagcagctagctacagtagcagaTTTACAACACCAGTAACTCTCCTTTAGTTACAGTAGCAAATGTACACTTGGCATTTGTTCAGTATCTATGAACAATTACTTAATTCACACCCAGTCAAATGTGAGATTTGTTCCATCTTTGTTCGGTGTTCTCACAACCGAACTGCTCGAGCGAAGAACCAAGACCTACCTGGTGAGCCCCCGCCCTGACCTCGACTGTCACGGAACAGTTTTTATTGTTCCGAATTCCGagtagatgatgatgatgatgatttcatTCTTCTGACTTGAGACACAACGCTTTTGCAGCACCCTCCGAATCCTGACACCCCAGGCCAGCAGAATTAACCTTTAGCTTCTGTCAGATGTAAAACATTCCTGCCTTCAAACACTGTCATAGCCCTGGCGGGACAGAACGGAGGATTTGGCCTACTACTACCGACCGTGATTGGACGGCCACAAAAGTTTTCCCCTTCCTTGTCTGTCAGCAAATATTCTTGTCCTAAAACGTTATTTTCCTGCCAAAACTAAtgcatttttcttttttttttgtgacCGACAACTTTAGTAGTGTACCACAACCCTATTAACGTAGTCATTGTAACTTAAAGGACAATTCAACCTCATTTTAATTATCTACAGCACCTTACCAGTTTCTAAATATGTGAAAACTGTAAATTTCTATGATCAGTGGATAAAAAGATAAGGTCCTaaaaaaatgcttctctgtgacatcacagggtaggattaaaagtaagaAACGGATTTTGAAAACCTGCAACAAGTTTGTAGCCAGAGGGAGGCTATTTTCTTGCTCCCCATGTCACCGTGAATATCATAGTTTGAAAATCACagttaacattttttttttggcCTTTTGATGTCATCGGGTAGAACTCTTACATTTTAATTATTTCTATAAAATGTAGAAATGCGcttttttcacatatgtagacactggtattgtgctggagataatgaaaatgaggttgaaaagtggtggaattgccctttaagccTTCATGACAGTAAGTAAATAACTGCAGGTTTATGGTAAATGACTAACTGACATGCATCTTGTCTATGTCCACACAGGCACACCATCCTATCCCCTGTAGAAGAGTAGCGTTGGGCTGTGATGAATAACATGGAGGGTTCGGGGGGCTCGTTTGAGGATCTGGTGAGGCTGAAGGCCCGCAGTGTCCCCCAGCATCGGATGAAGGAGTTCCTGGAGTCCCTGGCCAACAAGGGCCCCGAGGCACTGCAAGAGTTCAACCATCAGGGCGGCGCTGCCGCCacaaccactaccaccaccacggTGTACCAGCAGGGAGCCAACTGCATATACACAGACAGCACCGAGGTGGCTGGGTCACTGCTGGAACTGGCCTGTCCGGTAAGAGACagcgagagggaaagagaaggttGAGTTTGTGAAAGACAAGATGGATTTGATGACATGGTCCATATTATAATAAAAACCACCTTGTGCTCTACCTTCAGCAACAGCAGGTACAGGTGTCCCAGCAGCAGGTGATGGCAGCAGAGCAGCAGCTCTCACCCCATATGACCACAGCCATGCACCAAGGCCAAGACATAATACAGGTCAGTAGTCTTTTTCTCTCATCTAatcattctgtctgtctctgtccctgccaCTCTCCTAAAAATGAGTGCCAATTATTGCTGAGAGCCTATGACTATCCTGGTTAACCGAAAAGTATATGGAAAAGATTAATACTGACACCAGACACCCCCTCTTTCCCCATCTCCTGTAGGTGCAGATTGGGGGGCAACATCAGGGCCAGGTGGTTGGGGTGGGTGGCCAGGTGCTGCAGCTGCCCTCCTCCTCACATCAACAGCTACAGGGGGTCACCACAGCCCAGCTAATACAGTCTGGGGACCTGACGGAAGAACAGCaccaacaggtacacacacacacaccagttggTGTACACATTTACCTAACAGATCATGTATTTcaacatctctctccccctcatctaCCTCGCAGCTGCAGGCCCAGTTGATGGCAGCGGTGGCTGGTGGTCAACAGATCCAGATCCAGACGGTGGgagctctctccccctcccagcAGCAGGGCTCTCCCCGGGGGAACACCATCCAGACCACCTCCCCCCTCCAGCCAGCCAAGAAGCGTAAGGTGGACATGCCCATCACAGTGTCGTACGCCCTGCCTGGTCAGCAGCTGGCCACTGTACTAGCCATCCCCCAGGGTCAGGGGCAGCAGCAGAGCTACGTATCTCTGAGGCCAGACGTGTTGACTGTAGATAGCAGCCACCTGTACAGCGCTACAGGTACCATCACCAGCCCCACTGGAGAGACCTGGACCATCCCAGTCTACTCTGCCCCACCAGGGTCACGCGATCAGGGTGGCGTCACACACATCGCCATCCCCCAGGAAGCATACAGCGCTGTGCAGGTTGGGGGGGGAACTACAACGACAATGGCACACACTACGCCAACACAAGTTACGATCGGCTCGGGTCATGCAGTTTCCACGATGACTGGGTCGTCGGGGGGTCATGAAGAAGTGCAATACCAGACAGTGGCGGCCAACTCTCTGTTCCCGGCCCAGTTCATGCACGGGAACATCCACATCCCTGTGGCGGTGCAGGGGTATGGCAACACCACCCAGTCGCTCATCTGGGACCCCCAGCAGCAGGTGCTGCACACACAGGGAGGGGTGCAGGTCCAGGACGCACAGCAACTACAGGTCAATTTATTCAGCAGCTACAGATAATAATTCTAAAAGCCCCAAACATCTACATCAAAATTGATATAACTTTTATAATcttgattacatttttttgtttagAGATCTTAACTCGAATGGCCTGGTCTCTTGCTGCTTTTTTTGCATACTGATAGCCCTGGTGTGTGTGCGCAGGGTCAGACCATGACAGTAGCAGAGATGGAGGGCCAGGGGCATACAGAGATTATGCTTTCCTGCTCTCTGAAGCCTGAGGAGGGGCTTGACGTGTGGAAGCTCTGGGCCCAGAGGAAGAATGCCGAGCTGGACAAGGACGAGATCAACAAACTAGCTCCCATTGGCCGTAAGTACATTCACACACCTTTTTTTTAATTGGGCAGTATGTCTACCCCCTCGCTAGCCAGCTCCCCATTGACTGTtaatacttttgtgtgtgtgtgtaggccggCAGGCGCTGAGGTTCCAGGAGGACCTGGTGTCGTGTGCGGTTGCTGAGCTCAGTGTGGGGCTGTCTCACATGTGCCAGGAGgcccgagggctggagggagagactTATGGGGCTGACGTTCTCTACTATGTCTTCCTCTGCATACAGAAGGTGCCCCACACACACAGGAATATAGTAACTATAATGGAAGCTACTGCATATTCTAACTAAATATATTTTTACTCTCTTGTCTTTCCTG
Encoded proteins:
- the LOC121545365 gene encoding transcriptional regulator QRICH1 isoform X2, with amino-acid sequence MNNMEGSGGSFEDLVRLKARSVPQHRMKEFLESLANKGPEALQEFNHQGGAAATTTTTTTVYQQGANCIYTDSTEVAGSLLELACPQQQVQVSQQQVMAAEQQLSPHMTTAMHQGQDIIQVQIGGQHQGQVVGVGGQVLQLPSSSHQQLQGVTTAQLIQSGDLTEEQHQQLQAQLMAAVAGGQQIQIQTVGALSPSQQQGSPRGNTIQTTSPLQPAKKRKVDMPITVSYALPGQQLATVLAIPQGQGQQQSYVSLRPDVLTVDSSHLYSATGTITSPTGETWTIPVYSAPPGSRDQGGVTHIAIPQEAYSAVQVGGGTTTTMAHTTPTQVTIGSGHAVSTMTGSSGGHEEVQYQTVAANSLFPAQFMHGNIHIPVAVQGYGNTTQSLIWDPQQQVLHTQGGVQVQDAQQLQGQTMTVAEMEGQGHTEIMLSCSLKPEEGLDVWKLWAQRKNAELDKDEINKLAPIGRRQALRFQEDLVSCAVAELSVGLSHMCQEARGLEGETYGADVLYYVFLCIQKYLVDNGRVDDVFSDPYYGRFSQCLHRILEPWRPSVHPLGYLIASQVTEEMLWECKQLGAHSPATLLTTLMFFNTKYFQLKTVEQHLKLAFSKVLRHTRKSPNNPKDKCTSIRYLKPVGQHQIGQKVTDDMYAEQLEHPENPLRCPIKLYDFYLFKCPQSAKGRNDAFYLNPEPVVAPNSPLWYSTQPINREQMEHILARCLIVREIQEAVANIH
- the LOC121545365 gene encoding transcriptional regulator QRICH1 isoform X1, translating into MNNMEGSGGSFEDLVRLKARSVPQHRMKEFLESLANKGPEALQEFNHQGGAAATTTTTTTVYQQGANCIYTDSTEVAGSLLELACPQQQVQVSQQQVMAAEQQLSPHMTTAMHQGQDIIQVQIGGQHQGQVVGVGGQVLQLPSSSHQQLQGVTTAQLIQSGDLTEEQHQQLQAQLMAAVAGGQQIQIQTVGALSPSQQQGSPRGNTIQTTSPLQPAKKRKVDMPITVSYALPGQQLATVLAIPQGQGQQQSYVSLRPDVLTVDSSHLYSATGTITSPTGETWTIPVYSAPPGSRDQGGVTHIAIPQEAYSAVQVGGGTTTTMAHTTPTQVTIGSGHAVSTMTGSSGGHEEVQYQTVAANSLFPAQFMHGNIHIPVAVQGYGNTTQSLIWDPQQQVLHTQGGVQVQDAQQLQGQTMTVAEMEGQGHTEIMLSCSLKPEEGLDVWKLWAQRKNAELDKDEINKLAPIGRRQALRFQEDLVSCAVAELSVGLSHMCQEARGLEGETYGADVLYYVFLCIQKYLVDNGRVDDVFSDPYYGRFSQCLHRILEPWRPSVHPLGPGYLIASQVTEEMLWECKQLGAHSPATLLTTLMFFNTKYFQLKTVEQHLKLAFSKVLRHTRKSPNNPKDKCTSIRYLKPVGQHQIGQKVTDDMYAEQLEHPENPLRCPIKLYDFYLFKCPQSAKGRNDAFYLNPEPVVAPNSPLWYSTQPINREQMEHILARCLIVREIQEAVANIH